The proteins below come from a single Oryzomicrobium terrae genomic window:
- a CDS encoding PstS family phosphate ABC transporter substrate-binding protein — protein MKLVKIAAALGFAFVGAASVGVAHAQSAVVKVDGSSTVYPITEAVAEDFQKAKKNAVKVTVGISGTGGGFKKFCRGETDISDASRPILKKEMDACKEAGIAYYELPIAYDALTVIVNPQNTFASTLSVADLKKIWEPAAQGKITNWNQVNPSFPDMPLKLYGAGSDSGTFDYFTEAIVGKAKSSRGDYTASEDDNVLVQGVARDKGGLGYFGFAYYVENQKKLKAVAIDGGKGGVLPSPQAVENGTYSPLSRPIFIYVNAKSLDKPEVKEFVDFYLKNAPKLVKEVKYVPLPSKVYEANTERLTKKKVGTVFGGEEAVGMKIEELVHREAKL, from the coding sequence ATGAAACTGGTCAAGATCGCCGCCGCTCTCGGCTTTGCGTTTGTTGGCGCCGCTTCGGTTGGCGTTGCCCATGCCCAGTCCGCCGTTGTGAAGGTGGATGGTTCTTCCACTGTGTATCCCATCACCGAGGCTGTCGCCGAGGACTTCCAGAAAGCCAAGAAGAACGCCGTCAAGGTAACCGTGGGTATCTCCGGTACTGGTGGCGGTTTCAAGAAATTCTGCCGCGGAGAAACCGACATCTCCGACGCTTCCCGTCCCATCCTGAAGAAGGAGATGGATGCCTGTAAGGAAGCCGGTATCGCTTACTACGAACTGCCGATCGCCTACGATGCGCTGACCGTCATCGTTAACCCGCAGAACACCTTTGCCTCCACCCTGTCCGTTGCCGATCTGAAGAAGATCTGGGAGCCGGCCGCCCAGGGCAAGATCACCAACTGGAACCAGGTGAACCCTTCCTTCCCCGACATGCCGCTGAAGCTCTACGGCGCGGGTTCCGATTCCGGCACCTTTGATTACTTCACCGAAGCGATCGTCGGCAAGGCCAAGTCCTCCCGTGGCGATTACACCGCCTCCGAAGACGACAACGTGCTGGTTCAGGGCGTGGCCCGCGACAAGGGCGGCCTGGGCTACTTCGGCTTTGCCTACTATGTGGAAAACCAGAAGAAGTTGAAGGCCGTGGCTATCGACGGCGGCAAGGGTGGCGTGCTGCCCTCTCCCCAGGCAGTGGAAAACGGTACCTACAGCCCTCTCTCCCGGCCGATCTTCATCTACGTGAATGCCAAGTCCCTGGACAAGCCGGAGGTGAAGGAGTTCGTCGATTTCTATCTGAAGAATGCGCCCAAGCTGGTCAAGGAAGTGAAGTACGTGCCGTTGCCCTCCAAGGTCTATGAGGCCAATACCGAGCGTCTGACCAAGAAGAAGGTCGGCACCGTGTTCGGCGGCGAAGAAGCCGTCGGCATGAAGATTGAAGAGCTGGTGCACCGCGAAGCCAAGCTGTAG
- the pstC gene encoding phosphate ABC transporter permease subunit PstC, with the protein MSSIILAESSPAMPLDYVSDRLARRRTRHLRETIIELLLLAAALVSVATTLGIVFILVKESLVFFEHVSLWDFLTDTQWTPLFDDAHFGILPLVSGTLVSSGVALLVAIPLGTIIAIYLSEFAPFKVREIAKPFLELLGGVPTIIYGYFALLFVTPLLQLLIPELPGFNLLSAGLVMGIMIVPYVSSVAEDAMRAVPMSLREGSYAMGATRYQTAVKVVAPAAISGLAAAYILGISRAVGETMILAVAAGMQPNLTWNPLEPAETITAYIVQVALGDLPHGSVGYQTIFAAGLTLMLITLCFNVIGHLMRKKFREVY; encoded by the coding sequence ATGTCTTCGATCATCCTTGCGGAATCTTCTCCGGCCATGCCCCTCGATTACGTCAGCGACCGCCTTGCCCGGCGGCGTACCCGTCACTTGCGCGAAACCATCATCGAATTGCTGCTGTTGGCGGCAGCGCTGGTTTCGGTGGCAACGACCCTCGGTATCGTGTTCATCCTCGTCAAAGAGTCCCTCGTGTTCTTTGAGCACGTTTCTCTGTGGGACTTTCTGACCGATACACAATGGACCCCCCTGTTCGACGATGCACACTTCGGCATCCTGCCCCTGGTGTCCGGTACTTTGGTGAGTTCCGGGGTTGCTCTGTTGGTGGCGATTCCGCTCGGGACGATCATCGCCATCTACCTGTCGGAATTCGCTCCGTTCAAGGTGCGCGAGATCGCCAAGCCTTTCCTCGAGCTGCTCGGTGGGGTGCCGACGATCATCTATGGTTACTTTGCGCTGTTGTTCGTTACCCCCCTGCTGCAGCTTCTGATTCCCGAATTGCCGGGTTTCAACCTGCTCTCGGCGGGTTTGGTGATGGGCATCATGATCGTGCCCTACGTCAGTTCAGTGGCTGAGGATGCCATGCGTGCCGTGCCCATGAGCCTGCGCGAGGGGTCCTACGCCATGGGCGCGACCCGCTACCAGACGGCGGTCAAGGTAGTGGCGCCGGCGGCGATTTCCGGGCTGGCGGCGGCATACATCCTGGGGATTTCCCGGGCAGTGGGCGAGACCATGATCCTGGCAGTGGCGGCTGGTATGCAGCCGAATCTGACGTGGAACCCCCTGGAGCCGGCTGAAACCATTACCGCCTACATCGTGCAAGTAGCCCTGGGCGATCTGCCCCATGGTTCGGTGGGCTACCAGACTATTTTCGCTGCGGGCCTGACGCTGATGCTGATCACGCTGTGCTTTAACGTCATCGGCCACCTGATGCGCAAGAAATTCCGCGAGGTTTACTAA
- the pstA gene encoding phosphate ABC transporter permease PstA codes for MTAISANLQEIRTIIARHKRWDLLFSLLGLAALMIGVLTFLTLFGQMVIEGAGRLSLDFFLNFPSRRPEQAGILSAWVGSTLVMVVTALVAVPVGVAAGVYLEEYAPKNLLTDIIEINVTNLAGVPSIVYGLLALGIFVYQFGFGQSILSAGLTLALLILPVVIVATREAIRAIPIHIREGAYACGATQWQTVRDHILPYSSAGILTGVIIGMARAIGETAPIITIGALTFIAFLPPLPFTGEPTAGLFDWLTSPFTVMPIQMFNWTSRPEEAFHENAAAAGFVLVLMTLTMNGMAIWLRYRLRKNIKW; via the coding sequence ATGACCGCTATTTCCGCAAATCTTCAGGAAATCCGGACGATCATCGCGCGCCACAAGCGCTGGGATCTTCTCTTTTCCCTGCTTGGCTTGGCCGCCTTGATGATCGGGGTACTGACCTTTCTGACCCTGTTTGGCCAGATGGTCATCGAAGGGGCTGGGCGGTTGAGCCTCGATTTCTTCCTCAATTTTCCGTCCCGTCGTCCCGAGCAGGCAGGCATCCTGTCCGCCTGGGTGGGGTCCACCCTGGTGATGGTAGTGACGGCCCTGGTGGCGGTGCCGGTCGGAGTTGCCGCCGGGGTGTATCTGGAAGAGTACGCCCCCAAGAATCTGCTCACAGACATCATCGAGATCAATGTCACCAACCTGGCTGGCGTTCCCTCGATCGTTTATGGCCTGCTGGCTCTGGGCATCTTTGTGTATCAGTTCGGTTTTGGCCAGAGCATTCTGTCCGCAGGTCTGACCCTGGCCCTGCTGATCCTGCCGGTGGTGATCGTTGCTACCAGGGAGGCCATCCGGGCGATTCCCATTCACATCCGGGAAGGGGCCTACGCCTGTGGGGCGACCCAGTGGCAGACGGTGCGCGACCATATTTTGCCGTACTCTTCGGCAGGGATTCTTACCGGTGTGATCATCGGCATGGCCCGAGCCATCGGTGAAACTGCTCCCATCATCACCATCGGTGCCCTGACTTTTATCGCCTTTCTGCCGCCGCTGCCCTTTACCGGCGAACCTACGGCGGGGCTGTTCGATTGGCTGACCTCCCCCTTTACCGTGATGCCCATCCAGATGTTCAACTGGACGTCTCGCCCCGAGGAAGCCTTTCATGAAAACGCCGCTGCTGCTGGCTTCGTCCTGGTTTTGATGACCTTGACCATGAACGGCATGGCCATCTGGCTGCGTTATCGCCTGCGCAAGAACATCAAGTGGTAA
- the pstB gene encoding phosphate ABC transporter ATP-binding protein PstB, with product MTTPTIKAEAKDLNFFYGGFHALKGLNMPVYEKKVTALIGPSGCGKSTFLRCFNRMHDLYPGNRYQGAINFYPDQTNLLAEKVDPIEVRMRISMVFQKPNPFPKSIYENVAYGLRVRGEKKRTVIDDKVEEALRGAALWDEVKDRLDDLAFNLSGGQQQRLCIARALATDPELLLFDEPTSALDPIATASIEELVSELKDKVTILIVTHNMQQAARVSDFTAYMYLGELIEFGVTDEIFIKPKKKQTEDYITGRFG from the coding sequence ATGACCACTCCCACGATCAAGGCAGAAGCCAAGGACCTCAATTTTTTCTACGGTGGTTTCCATGCCCTCAAAGGGCTCAACATGCCGGTTTATGAGAAGAAGGTAACGGCGTTGATCGGACCTTCCGGCTGTGGGAAATCCACCTTCTTGCGCTGCTTTAACCGGATGCACGATCTTTACCCGGGTAACCGCTATCAAGGGGCGATTAATTTCTATCCGGATCAAACCAACCTGCTGGCAGAGAAGGTGGACCCCATCGAAGTGCGCATGCGCATCAGCATGGTGTTCCAGAAGCCCAACCCCTTTCCCAAATCGATTTACGAGAACGTGGCGTACGGTCTGCGCGTACGCGGCGAAAAAAAACGTACGGTAATCGACGACAAGGTGGAGGAAGCGCTGCGCGGCGCTGCCCTATGGGATGAGGTCAAAGACCGGCTCGATGACCTGGCCTTCAATCTTTCCGGCGGTCAGCAGCAGCGTCTGTGCATCGCCCGGGCGCTCGCGACCGATCCTGAACTCTTGCTGTTTGATGAGCCGACTTCCGCTCTCGACCCGATCGCCACTGCCAGCATCGAAGAACTGGTATCGGAACTGAAGGACAAAGTCACCATCCTGATTGTGACCCACAACATGCAGCAGGCGGCCCGGGTGTCGGATTTCACGGCCTACATGTATCTGGGCGAGTTGATCGAGTTCGGTGTTACCGATGAGATTTTCATCAAGCCGAAGAAAAAACAGACCGAGGACTACATCACCGGTCGCTTCGGCTAA
- the tpiA gene encoding triose-phosphate isomerase — protein MRTKLVVGNWKMHGSLEGNRQLLGTVRSGLPSGMACAVCPPFPYLAQAQSELAGSEVAIGAQTVSEHAAGAYTGEVSLSMLKEFGCRYVIVGHSERRSLYGESDEVVAEKFAATVAAGLVPILCVGEVLEERESGATARVVERQLQVVLDKVGVAAFAGAVVAYEPVWAIGTGKTATPMQAQEVHAAIRAQVARLDSVIAERLQVLYGGSVKPGNAAELFGQPDIDGGLIGGAALVADDFLAICRAAAC, from the coding sequence ATGCGCACCAAGCTCGTTGTTGGCAACTGGAAGATGCACGGCTCCCTGGAGGGGAACCGCCAGTTGCTCGGCACGGTGCGCAGCGGCTTGCCAAGCGGCATGGCGTGCGCAGTATGCCCGCCTTTCCCCTATCTCGCGCAGGCTCAGTCCGAACTGGCTGGTTCGGAGGTGGCGATTGGGGCGCAAACGGTGAGTGAGCATGCTGCCGGTGCGTATACCGGTGAAGTCAGTTTGTCCATGCTCAAGGAATTTGGCTGTCGCTACGTCATTGTTGGGCATTCCGAACGGCGCTCGCTTTACGGCGAGTCCGATGAGGTGGTGGCGGAGAAGTTTGCAGCAACGGTTGCTGCAGGTCTGGTGCCGATCCTTTGTGTGGGTGAGGTGCTGGAAGAGCGTGAGTCCGGGGCGACTGCCCGGGTTGTCGAGCGGCAATTGCAGGTCGTGCTGGATAAGGTTGGTGTTGCGGCTTTTGCCGGTGCTGTTGTGGCCTATGAACCCGTATGGGCAATCGGCACGGGCAAAACTGCCACGCCGATGCAGGCGCAAGAAGTGCACGCCGCAATTCGCGCCCAGGTGGCGCGTCTGGATTCGGTGATTGCCGAGCGGCTGCAGGTGCTTTATGGCGGCAGTGTCAAGCCGGGTAACGCGGCGGAACTGTTTGGGCAGCCTGATATTGACGGTGGTTTGATTGGCGGTGCTGCCCTGGTGGCAGATGATTTTCTGGCGATTTGCCGGGCTGCGGCCTGTTGA
- the secG gene encoding preprotein translocase subunit SecG: MGFWLSLIVVVHILVGLAIIGLVLMQHGKGADMGAAFGSGASGSLFGASGSANFLSRATAILAAVFFSTSLALAYVAFSKPKGVDSVMKSVVESNSSSAPAATGAVTGSTPASGESKAKDIPR, encoded by the coding sequence ATGGGTTTCTGGCTTTCGTTGATCGTCGTTGTTCATATCCTGGTGGGGTTGGCCATTATCGGGCTGGTGCTGATGCAGCACGGCAAAGGGGCCGATATGGGGGCTGCTTTCGGCAGTGGTGCATCCGGTAGCCTGTTTGGCGCATCGGGTTCGGCCAACTTCCTTTCCCGTGCCACGGCGATCCTCGCTGCAGTGTTTTTCTCGACGAGCCTTGCGCTCGCTTACGTTGCTTTCAGCAAGCCGAAAGGGGTTGATAGCGTGATGAAGAGTGTTGTAGAATCTAATTCTTCTTCCGCTCCTGCCGCAACCGGCGCAGTTACTGGATCGACGCCGGCGAGTGGTGAGTCAAAAGCTAAAGATATCCCCCGCTAA
- a CDS encoding NADH-quinone oxidoreductase subunit A, which translates to MLENYLPVLLFIFVGIAFGVLPILAGWLLAPNRPDSEKLSPYECGFEAFEDARMKFDVRYYLVAILFILFDLEIAFLFPWAIVLKEIGLFGFVAMMIFLGILVVGFIYEWMKGALEWE; encoded by the coding sequence ATGCTGGAAAATTACCTCCCGGTCCTTCTCTTTATCTTCGTGGGTATCGCCTTTGGCGTTCTGCCCATTCTTGCTGGCTGGTTGTTGGCTCCCAATCGACCTGACAGTGAAAAGCTCTCTCCCTACGAGTGCGGTTTTGAGGCGTTCGAGGATGCGCGTATGAAGTTCGATGTGCGCTATTACCTCGTCGCCATTCTCTTCATTCTGTTCGACCTGGAAATTGCCTTCCTTTTCCCTTGGGCCATTGTGCTGAAGGAAATTGGGTTGTTCGGGTTCGTGGCGATGATGATTTTCCTCGGAATTCTGGTGGTCGGCTTCATCTACGAGTGGATGAAGGGCGCCCTGGAGTGGGAGTAA
- a CDS encoding NuoB/complex I 20 kDa subunit family protein → MGIEGVLQEGFVTTTADKLINYVRTGSLWPMTFGLACCAVEMIHAGCSRYDLDRFGIIFRPSPRQSDVMIVAGTLTNKMGAALRKVYDQMPEPRWVISMGSCANGGGYYHYSYSVVRGCDRIVPVDIYVPGCPPTAEALLYGIIQLQNKIRRTNTIAR, encoded by the coding sequence ATGGGTATCGAAGGCGTTCTGCAAGAAGGGTTTGTGACCACCACCGCGGACAAGCTTATTAACTATGTCCGTACGGGTTCGCTGTGGCCCATGACTTTTGGTCTGGCTTGCTGTGCCGTGGAGATGATCCACGCTGGCTGTTCCCGTTATGACCTTGATCGTTTCGGCATCATCTTCCGCCCGAGCCCCCGTCAATCCGATGTGATGATCGTGGCGGGTACCCTGACCAACAAGATGGGGGCGGCGCTGCGCAAGGTCTATGACCAGATGCCCGAGCCTCGTTGGGTGATCTCCATGGGCTCCTGCGCCAACGGTGGCGGCTACTACCACTATTCCTACTCGGTTGTGCGCGGCTGTGATCGCATCGTTCCGGTGGATATCTACGTCCCGGGCTGTCCGCCGACGGCCGAGGCCTTGCTCTACGGCATCATCCAGCTGCAGAACAAGATCCGCCGCACCAACACCATCGCCCGCTAA
- a CDS encoding NADH-quinone oxidoreductase subunit C: MSAKLETLSQNLQSHLGERLKSLKVALGEITIEVAAGDYLEVMKTLRDEPALGFEELIDLCGVDYLGYADGREDVPGAGKRFAVVVHLLSVANNWRLRVRTFAEDNVFPVVASVVDVWNGANWFEREAFDLFGLVFPGHPDLRRILTDYGFVGHPFRKDFPISGYVEMRYDPEEGRVIYQPVTIEPRENTPRIVREESYGDSV; this comes from the coding sequence ATGTCTGCAAAGCTCGAGACCCTGAGCCAGAACCTGCAAAGCCATCTGGGTGAGCGGCTCAAGTCCCTGAAGGTCGCCTTGGGCGAAATCACTATCGAAGTGGCGGCTGGCGATTACCTGGAGGTGATGAAGACCCTCCGTGATGAGCCGGCCTTGGGCTTCGAAGAACTGATCGACCTGTGCGGCGTGGATTACCTGGGATATGCCGACGGCCGCGAAGATGTTCCTGGTGCGGGCAAGCGTTTCGCTGTCGTCGTGCATCTGCTGTCAGTTGCCAACAACTGGCGTCTGCGGGTGCGTACCTTCGCGGAAGACAATGTCTTCCCGGTGGTGGCCTCGGTGGTGGATGTCTGGAATGGTGCCAATTGGTTCGAACGCGAGGCTTTCGATCTGTTCGGCCTGGTTTTCCCTGGGCACCCTGACCTGCGCCGCATTCTCACCGACTATGGGTTTGTCGGCCATCCCTTCCGTAAGGACTTTCCCATCTCCGGCTATGTGGAAATGCGCTACGACCCGGAAGAGGGGCGTGTCATCTATCAGCCGGTCACCATCGAGCCGCGTGAGAACACGCCGCGCATCGTGCGCGAAGAGAGCTACGGCGATTCGGTCTGA